From Arcobacter sp. LA11, a single genomic window includes:
- a CDS encoding YdcH family protein, with translation MFHEYRDIITDLKQNDGHFVKVFDKHNDLDEEIIEMEKNHADQFEVEVKKKEKLKLKDEVYNLIIKHKKENNL, from the coding sequence ATGTTTCACGAATATAGAGATATTATCACAGACTTAAAACAAAATGATGGACACTTTGTAAAAGTGTTTGACAAACATAATGACTTAGATGAAGAGATTATTGAAATGGAAAAAAACCATGCTGATCAATTTGAAGTTGAAGTAAAGAAAAAAGAGAAGCTAAAGCTTAAAGATGAAGTTTATAATCTAATTATTAAACATAAAAAAGAGAACAATTTATAA